The proteins below come from a single Plasmodium relictum strain SGS1 genome assembly, contig: PRELSG_99_v1_5, whole genome shotgun sequence genomic window:
- a CDS encoding surface-associated interspersed protein (SURFIN) codes for MEEQIEVKKKGNYMTLKKKPKRKTMIEIHMLIIEDCKQEEWGLYRGEFLEICLNEWLKNERPIEDVADKEVVMKKEEESSNVALEKQKLLSEKWIKRQKRMLEKWKKEEWFNNLKEEWKKEEKIGMKTIDKVEVMDRSNEIEREKELWKQWIEKQKELFMRYDKEVWFNKLLEECEKEEDQCVIKENEENIEEKKKNSDKKKRGVIIKEEVDKKTKKKTLISHICIEIHMAVLDQCKKEELESMRNDFLRSYIEQNKENERLCEKETGNKEVDEVEKERQMNFIIEKKIKQWECWKKEDWYQELKLDWKEEMKHIIKTTDKIEEIINPIIKTQMVQKKWQEKQRNILKKWNKYNKLEKSMKKGKDDEEIEMKIIQMI; via the coding sequence ATGGAAGAGCAGATAGAGGTGAAGAAAAAGGGTAATTATATgacattgaaaaaaaaaccGAAGAGGAAAACTATGATAGAAATACATATGCTAATAATAGAGGACTGTAAGCAAGAAGAGTGGGGATTATATAGAGGAgaatttttagaaatttGCTTGAATGAGTggttaaaaaatgaaagaccAATTGAAGATGTAGCAGACAAAGAAGTcgtaatgaaaaaagaagaagaaagcAGTAATGTAGCATTAGAAAAACAAAAGTTATTATCGGAGAAATGGATAAAAAGACAAAAAAGAATGTTggaaaaatggaaaaaggAAGAATGGTTTAATAATTTGAAGGAAGAATGGaaaaaagaggaaaaaaTAGGTATGAAAACAATAGACAAAGTAGAAGTCATGGATAGATCAAATGAGAtagaaagagaaaaagaattatggAAACAATGGATTGAGAaacaaaaagaattatttatgAGATATGACAAGGAAGTGTGGTTTAATAAGCTGCTAGAGGAATGTGAGAAGGAAGAAGACCAATGCGTAATAAAAGAAAACGAAGAGAacatagaagaaaaaaaaaaaaattcagatAAGAAGAAAAGAGGAGTAATAATAAAGGAAGAAGTAGACAAGAAAACAAAGAAGAAAACTTTAATATCTCATATATGCATAGAGATACATATGGCAGTATTAGATCAGTGTAAGAAAGAAGAATTAGAGTCTATGAGAAATGATTTTCTTAGGTCATATATAGaacaaaataaagaaaatgaaagatTGTGTGAAAAAGAAACAGGAAATAAAGAAGTGGATGAAGTAGAAAAAGAGAGACAaatgaattttattataGAAAAGAAGATAAAACAATGGGAATGTTGGAAAAAAGAGGATTGGTATCAAGAATTGAAGTTGGATTGGAAAGAGGAAATGaaacatataataaaaacaacggataaaatagaagaaataataaatcctATTATAAAAACGCAAATGGTTCAGAAAAAATGGCAAGAAAaacaaagaaatattttaaagaaatggaataaatataataaactAGAAAAGTCAATGAAAAAGGGCAAAGATGATGAAGAAATAgagatgaaaataattcagatgatttaa
- a CDS encoding surface-associated interspersed protein (SURFIN), with translation MLQKQKIIWKKHWEEIHKKLENENKNESFMTFMDEYDNKEFNGKGDEIIVVEKNIKEDEIGKEKKKKEYVQLEEKKEKKKKHAERKVEEVKKKNNYMALKKKPKRKTIIEIHMMIIQDCKKEEWELNRVEFLEICLNEWLKNEELIEEVMDKEVTLRGEKESNNVELEKQKMLSKKWIERQRRLLEKWEKEEWFKNLKEEWRKEEKKYXXXXXXXXXXXXXXXXXXXXXXXXXXXXXXXXXXXXXXXXXRQREIFMEYYKERWFTELLEEYEKEEHEFIKEEIEEAVKEKKNNLENEIREAAIVDIKKEVNKKIKKERLISNMCADIYMMVLDQCKKEEIESMENEFLKSYIQQKKEREGSCEQKMGSKKKKWQERQRNILKKRNKQNKNERSMKKNKDKETIEDENDENGLKEWDITIL, from the exons ATGTTACAAAAGCAAAAGATTATATGGAAGAAACATTGGGAAGAGATACATAAGAAGTTAgagaatgaaaataaaaatgaatccTTTATGACGTTCATGGACGAATACGATAATAAAGAATTCAATGGAAAAGGAGATGAAATTATTGtagtagaaaaaaatataaaagaagatgaaattggcaaggaaaaaaaaaaaaaagaatacgTACAATTagaggaaaaaaaagaaaaaaaaaagaaacatgCAGAAAGAAAGGTAgaagaagtaaaaaaaaaaaataattatatggCATTGAAAAAGAAGCCGAAGAGAAAGACTATAATCGAAATACATATGATGATAATACAGGATTGTAAAAAAGAGGAGTGGGAATTAAACAGAGTGGAATTTTTGGAAATTTGTTTGAATGAATggttaaaaaatgaagaattaaTTGAAGAAGTAATGGACAAAGAAGTCACGCTGAGAGGAGAAAAGGAAAGCAATAATGTAGAATTAGAAAAACAGAAGATGTTGTCGAAGAAATGGATAGAAAGACAAAGAAGGCTATTAGAAAAATGGGAAAAGGAAGAATGGTTTAAAAACTTGAAAGAAGAATGGAGAAAGGAGGAAAAAAAGTATGNNNNNNNNNNNNNNNNNNNNNNNNNNNNNNNNNNNNNNNNNNNNNNNNNNNNNNNNNNNNNNNNNNNNNNNNNNNNNNNNNNNNNNNNNNNNNNNNNNNNNNNNNNNNNNNNNNNNNNNNAGAGACAAAGGGAGATATTTATGGAATATTATAAAGAGAGATGGTTCACAGAGTTGTTAGaagaatatgaaaaagaagaacatgaatttataaaagaagaaatagagGAGGCtgtaaaggaaaaaaaaaataacttagaaaatgaaataagaGAAGCAGCAATAGTAGATATAAAGAAGGAAGTAAATAAGAAGATAAAGAAGGAAAGATTAATATCAAATATGTGTGcagatatatatatgatggTACTAGACCAATGTAAAAAGGAAGAGATAGAATCCATGGAAAATGAGTTTCTTAAATCGTACATACAACAAAAGAAAGAACGTGAAGGATCATGTGAACAAAAAATGGGAAGTAAGAAA AAAAAGTGGCAAGAAAGgcaaagaaatattttaaaaaaacgaaacaaacaaaacaaaaatgaaaGGTCGATGAAGAAGAACAAAGATAAAGAAACAATAGAAGacgaaaatgatgaaaacgGTTTAAAAGAATGGGATATTACAATACTATAA